A genomic segment from Candidatus Rokuibacteriota bacterium encodes:
- a CDS encoding FAD-dependent oxidoreductase yields MASGEVVIVGSGIVGMVTAYYLAKAGVPSVVVERDAIGSHASGFAYGGLSPVTGFGIPGPLAEIAQDGMRLHRELAESVVEETGIGIDFRVRPSLALAFTEADAQRLQAALPWQQRQPGCSARWLDASEARRVEPRISDETLGAVSIEGTADVEPYRLVLALTRAAERLGVTVRHGRVTGLRREGGQVTGVILERDEVACSRVVLALGPWSGETSAWIDVPIEVRPLKGQILRLQAPGPPVACSVGWGHNYATTKTDGLLWAGTTEEEAGFDEESTTEARDEIGAALVRMLPAMADAQVVHQTACLRPVASDGLLLLGRVPGLEHVYMATGAGRKGILFGPAMGRAIADLVLTGGTTIVLEAFAPGRFAR; encoded by the coding sequence ATGGCCAGTGGCGAGGTGGTGATCGTGGGAAGCGGCATCGTGGGCATGGTCACTGCCTACTACCTCGCGAAGGCGGGCGTTCCCAGCGTCGTCGTCGAGCGCGACGCCATCGGCAGCCATGCTTCGGGCTTCGCCTATGGCGGGCTGAGCCCGGTGACCGGCTTCGGGATCCCAGGGCCCCTCGCCGAGATCGCCCAGGACGGGATGCGGCTGCACCGCGAGCTGGCCGAGAGCGTGGTCGAGGAAACGGGCATCGGCATCGACTTCCGCGTGCGGCCCTCGCTCGCCCTGGCCTTCACCGAGGCCGACGCGCAGAGGCTCCAGGCCGCCCTGCCCTGGCAGCAGCGGCAACCGGGATGTTCGGCGCGCTGGCTGGACGCCTCGGAGGCCCGCCGCGTGGAGCCTCGCATCTCGGACGAGACCCTCGGGGCGGTGTCGATCGAGGGCACCGCCGACGTCGAGCCCTATCGTCTCGTGCTGGCGCTCACCCGGGCGGCCGAGCGCCTGGGCGTGACTGTCCGGCACGGGCGGGTCACCGGCCTGCGGCGCGAAGGGGGGCAGGTCACGGGCGTGATCCTCGAGCGGGACGAGGTCGCCTGCTCCAGGGTAGTGCTGGCCCTCGGCCCCTGGAGCGGGGAGACATCGGCCTGGATCGACGTGCCGATCGAGGTCCGCCCCCTCAAGGGCCAGATCCTGCGGCTCCAGGCTCCCGGGCCGCCGGTCGCGTGCTCCGTCGGCTGGGGCCACAACTATGCCACCACCAAGACCGACGGCCTGCTGTGGGCGGGCACGACCGAGGAGGAGGCGGGCTTCGACGAGGAGTCGACGACCGAGGCCCGCGACGAGATCGGCGCAGCCCTGGTGAGGATGCTGCCCGCGATGGCGGACGCCCAGGTCGTGCACCAGACCGCCTGCCTGCGTCCGGTGGCTTCGGACGGGCTGCTCCTGCTCGGCCGCGTGCCCGGGCTCGAGCATGTCTACATGGCCACGGGCGCCGGCCGCAAGGGCATCCTGTTCGGCCCGGCCATGGGGCGCGCCATCGCCGATCTCGTTCTGACCGGGGGCACGACGATCGTCCTCGAGGCCTTTGCCCCCGGGCGCTTCGCCCGGTAG
- a CDS encoding alpha/beta fold hydrolase: MATYVLVHGAYQGGWIWKPVAQRLRAAGHEVYAPTLEGCGERHHQVRPGITVGTHAHEVARLLFYEDLEDVVLVGTSSGGMVICQAAELAGDRISRLVFVDALALLPAERVADIVNRPAANEVTEMTTAPTRQDAEGRMFADLEPAMRAWVLARYTPHPIAALEAPMGPTNFWEHTWKAAVIRCRQARNPPESHQRRTAERLKASYTEMDTGHYPMLSQPAELARLLMSASCERVRA, from the coding sequence ATGGCCACCTACGTACTCGTCCACGGAGCGTATCAGGGCGGTTGGATATGGAAGCCGGTGGCACAACGCCTGCGGGCCGCCGGGCATGAGGTCTATGCGCCCACGCTCGAAGGCTGCGGAGAGCGGCACCATCAAGTCCGCCCCGGAATCACCGTGGGCACGCATGCCCATGAGGTCGCGCGGCTCCTCTTCTACGAAGATCTGGAAGACGTCGTGCTGGTGGGCACCAGCTCGGGCGGCATGGTGATCTGTCAGGCGGCCGAGCTGGCCGGCGACCGGATTTCGCGCCTCGTCTTCGTGGACGCGCTGGCGCTCCTGCCTGCCGAGCGCGTCGCCGATATCGTGAACCGTCCCGCCGCCAATGAAGTAACCGAGATGACCACGGCGCCGACGCGCCAGGACGCTGAAGGGCGCATGTTCGCCGATCTCGAGCCGGCGATGCGGGCGTGGGTGCTCGCCCGCTACACACCCCATCCGATCGCGGCGCTCGAGGCGCCCATGGGGCCGACGAACTTCTGGGAGCATACGTGGAAGGCGGCGGTGATCCGCTGCCGGCAGGCGCGCAACCCTCCCGAGTCGCATCAGCGCCGGACGGCGGAGCGCCTGAAGGCCTCGTACACGGAGATGGACACCGGACACTATCCGATGCTGAGCCAGCCCGCGGAGCTGGCGCGTCTCCTCATGTCAGCGTCGTGCGAGCGCGTTAGAGCGTAG
- a CDS encoding NAD(P)-dependent oxidoreductase encodes MPGTVGFIGLGAMGGPMALNLVKHGFSLVAHDIDPAKAELWRTRGATIVDSAESVAASVERTICMVETTAQAEAVIAGEHGIVRSARPGHIVACMSTIDPFAARRLADQLAPRGIAMLDAPVSGGTGRAASGELSIIVGGTSETVAACKDLFEAMGNNVFHVGGLGQGLAMKLVNNMLIQVNTVAIAEALVMGVKAGLDPQMIYDVVRVSTGTSFAFETRMPKILKRDFSPGGTVDISFKDQELETAFAKQLGVPVLLANVSQQVYQMARAAGFNKEDGSAVIKVFERLAGVRVGGGG; translated from the coding sequence ATGCCAGGCACGGTAGGATTCATCGGGCTCGGGGCCATGGGCGGTCCCATGGCGTTGAACCTCGTCAAGCACGGCTTCTCGCTCGTGGCGCACGACATCGATCCGGCGAAAGCCGAGCTGTGGCGCACGCGCGGCGCCACGATCGTCGATTCCGCCGAGAGTGTAGCCGCCTCGGTCGAGCGCACGATCTGCATGGTGGAGACGACCGCGCAGGCCGAGGCCGTCATCGCGGGCGAGCACGGCATTGTTCGGAGCGCCCGGCCTGGACATATCGTGGCCTGCATGAGCACGATCGACCCGTTCGCGGCGCGCCGACTCGCCGACCAGCTCGCGCCACGAGGCATCGCCATGCTCGACGCGCCCGTGAGCGGCGGCACGGGGCGCGCAGCATCGGGGGAGCTGTCGATCATCGTGGGAGGGACGTCGGAGACGGTGGCCGCGTGCAAGGATCTCTTCGAGGCCATGGGAAACAACGTTTTTCACGTCGGCGGGCTCGGACAGGGCCTCGCCATGAAGCTCGTCAACAACATGCTCATCCAGGTCAACACGGTCGCCATCGCCGAAGCGCTGGTCATGGGCGTGAAGGCCGGCCTTGACCCGCAGATGATCTACGACGTGGTGCGTGTCAGTACCGGTACGAGCTTCGCTTTCGAGACGCGCATGCCGAAGATACTGAAGCGTGATTTCTCGCCGGGCGGCACCGTCGACATCTCGTTCAAGGACCAGGAGCTGGAGACGGCCTTCGCCAAGCAGCTCGGCGTGCCGGTGCTCCTCGCGAACGTCAGCCAGCAGGTCTATCAGATGGCGCGCGCCGCGGGATTCAACAAGGAGGACGGCTCCGCCGTCATCAAGGTATTCGAACGGCTCGCCGGCGTGCGGGTCGGCGGCGGCGGGTGA